In a single window of the Drosophila albomicans strain 15112-1751.03 chromosome 3, ASM965048v2, whole genome shotgun sequence genome:
- the LOC117572004 gene encoding uncharacterized protein LOC117572004: MKLFIACIFIAAATAAVIPVEQARHRRDVSEIVNEYIPPLEEVGVDAASADIAQDSAAVGEDGYRYKTVRRLKYRQRRDVSEIANDYLPPAEEVTTEAPVEEVAQDSAVLGEDGYQYKTVRRLKYRQRRDVSEIANDYLPPSEEVAEEAPVEEVAQDSAVLSEDGYKYKTVRRLKYRQRRDVSEIANDYLPPAEEVATEAPVEEVAQDSAVLGEDGYQYKTVRRLKYRQRRDVSEIANDYLPPAEEVATEAPVEEVAQDSAVLGEDGYQYKTVRRLKYRQRRDVSEIANDYLPPSEEVAEEAPVEEVAQDSAVLSEDGYKYKTVRRLKYRQRRDVSEIANDYLPPSEEVAEEAPVEDVAQDSAVLSEDGYKYKTVRRLKYRQRRDVSEIANDYLPPAEEVATEAPVEEVAQDSAVLGEDGYQYKTVRRLKYRQRRDVSEIANDYLPPAEEVATEAPVEEVAQDSAVLSEDGYKYKTVRRLKYRQRRDVSEIANEYLPPAEEVATEAPVEEVVQDSAVLGEDGYQYKTVRRLKYRQRRDVSEIANDYLPPSEEVAEEAPVEEVAQDSAVLSEDGYKYKTVRRLKYRQRRDVSEIANDYLPPSEEVATEVPVEEPAQDSAVLGEDGYQYKTVRRLKYRQRRDVSEIANDYLPPSEEVATEVPVEEPAQDSAVLGEDGYQYKTVRRLKYRQRRDVSEIANDYLPPAEEVATEAPVEEVAQDSAVLGEDGYQYKTVRRLKYRQRRDVSEIANEYLPPSEEVAEEAPVEEAAVAQDSAVLGEDGYQYKTVRRLKLRHRRAL, translated from the exons ATG AAACTATTCATTGCGTGCATCTTTATTGCCGCAGCGACGGCTGCAGTGATTCCTGTCGAACAAGCCAGGCACCGTCGCGATGTCTCCGAGATCGTGAATGAATATATCCCACCCTTGGAGGAAGTTGGTGTCGATGCCGCTTCTGCGGATATTGCCCAAGACTCCGCTGCTGTGGGAGAAGATGGATACCGTTACAAAACCGTCCGTCGTCTGAAATACCGTCAACGTCGTGATGTCTCCGAGATTGCCAACGATTACTTGCCCCCAGCTGAGGAAGTTACTACAGAAGCCCCCGTCGAAGAAGTCGCTCAGGATTCTGCTGTTCTCGGTGAGGATGGTTACCAATACAAGACTGTCCGTCGCCTGAAGTACCGTCAACGCCGTGATGTTTCCGAGATCGCCAACGATTACTTGCCCCCTTCTGAGGAGGTTGCTGAGGAAGCTCCCGTTGAAGAAGTCGCTCAGGATTCCGCTGTTCTCTCTGAAGATGGCTACAAGTACAAGACTGTCCGTCGTCTGAAGTACCGTCAACGTCGTGATGTCTCCGAGATTGCAAACGATTACTTGCCCCCAGCTGAGGAAGTTGCCACTGAAGCCCCCGTCGAAGAAGTCGCTCAGGATTCTGCTGTTCTCGGTGAGGATGGTTACCAGTACAAGACTGTCCGTCGCCTGAAGTACCGTCAACGTCGTGATGTCTCCGAGATTGCAAACGATTACTTGCCCCCAGCTGAGGAAGTTGCCACTGAAGCCCCCGTCGAAGAAGTCGCTCAGGATTCTGCTGTTCTCGGTGAGGATGGTTACCAATACAAGACTGTCCGTCGTCTGAAGTACCGTCAACGCCGTGATGTTTCCGAGATCGCCAACGATTACTTGCCCCCTTCTGAGGAGGTTGCTGAGGAAGCCCCCGTTGAAGAAGTTGCTCAGGATTCCGCTGTTCTCTCTGAAGATGGCTACAAGTACAAGACTGTCCGTCGTCTGAAGTACCGTCAACGTCGTGATGTCTCCGAGATCGCCAACGATTACTTGCCCCCTTCTGAGGAGGTTGCTGAGGAAGCCCCAGTCGAAGATGTCGCTCAGGATTCAGCTGTTCTCTCTGAAGATGGCTACAAGTACAAGACCGTCCGTCGCCTGAAGTACCGTCAACGTCGTGATGTCTCTGAGATTGCAAACGATTACTTGCCCCCAGCTGAGGAAGTTGCCACTGAAGCCCCCGTCGAAGAAGTCGCTCAGGATTCTGCTGTTCTCGGTGAGGATGGTTACCAGTACAAGACTGTCCGTCGCCTGAAGTACCGTCAACGTCGTGATGTCTCCGAGATTGCCAACGATTACTTGCCCCCAGCTGAGGAAGTTGCCACTGAAGCCCCCGTCGAAGAAGTTGCTCAGGATTCCGCTGTTCTCTCTGAAGATGGCTACAAGTACAAGACTGTCCGTCGTCTGAAGTACCGTCAACGTCGTGATGTCTCCGAGATTGCCAACGAATACTTGCCCCCAGCTGAGGAAGTTGCCACTGAAGCCCCCGTCGAAGAAGTAGTTCAGGATTCTGCTGTCCTCGGTGAGGATGGTTACCAATACAAGACTGTCCGTCGCCTGAAATACCGTCAACGTCGTGATGTCTCCGAGATCGCCAACGATTACTTGCCCCCTTCTGAGGAAGTTGCTGAGGAAGCCCCCGTTGAAGAAGTTGCTCAGGATTCCGCTGTTCTCTCTGAAGATGGCTACAAGTACAAGACTGTCCGTCGCCTGAAGTACCGTCAACGTCGTGATGTCTCCGAGATCGCCAACGATTACTTGCCCCCTTCTGAGGAAGTCGCTACCGAGGTCCCTGTTGAGGAACCTGCTCAGGATTCCGCTGTTCTCGGTGAGGATGGTTACCAATATAAGACTGTCCGTCGCCTGAAGTACCGTCAACGCCGTGATGTCTCCGAGATTGCCAACGATTACTTGCCCCCTTCTGAGGAAGTCGCTACCGAGGTCCCTGTTGAGGAACCTGCTCAGGATTCCGCTGTTCTCGGTGAGGATGGTTACCAATATAAGACTGTCCGTCGCCTGAAGTACCGTCAACGTCGTGATGTCTCTGAGATTGCCAACGATTACTTGCCCCCAGCTGAGGAAGTTGCCACTGAAGCCCCCGTCGAAGAAGTCGCTCAGGATTCTGCTGTTCTCGGTGAGGATGGCTACCAATACAAGACTGTCCGTCGCCTGAAGTACCGTCAACGTCGTGATGTCTCCGAGATCGCCAACGAATACTTGCCCCCCTCTGAAGAGGTCGCAGAGGAAGCCCCTGTTGAGGAAGCCGCTGTCGCCCAAGACTCGGCTGTTCTCGGTGAGGATGGCTATCAATACAAGACTGTCCGTCGCTTGAAGCTACGTCATCGTCGTGCCTTGTAA